atatatagaaatgataaataaatgaaaatgaaacttttatgaCTCGCGTCTGAGGTATGACGCTAGTCTTTTAATGCGATCCCTGTTCGCCACAATATAGCACTGTGTTTCCCACATCAGCTGAGTGAGTTTCTGATTGTCATGTTCATCCATTTCTACCTCTGATATTGGAGGACTAAATCTGTAGAAAGGGACTCCCAGCATTCCACACCAAGCTCTAGATCTGTCTACCGGCCGACCTTCGGCAATTGTTGCCTAGATCAAAAAAGTTTACATTAGCCAAAACAACAATACATGATTAAGACATAAAATGCCCCCACCTAAAATGAACACATATTTAACGGTACTTATGGGTTTTTTCTTGGTACACAtgtttttttgatatttttcatttttatccaaTGCCCTAAATTCCAAAATAGAGCACCATATTAAGGTAAACTGTTCCCCATTATTatgcattttcataataaaaatggCCCATCTTTCAACAGTTTTTCTTTTAGGAAACACTGAGTGCAGGCTTGAACAAACTTAATCAATTCAAAACTGATAACTGACTGAGAGCTTGTTTTCTAAAAGCCGTGCtctatgttaattttattaacaatctgaaaaaaaagatacaaaaaatgcatatttttgacTGCTTCTGATACAATTCTAAATGAAGTGTCACTTCTGATGCCATATACTTCCAGTGAGAACAATaaaatgagataaatagaagaaaaatatatcttaaaccAAATCTtctaaaaacagttttatatatctttaaaatgatgtatgGGGGCTAAACTTGACTCTTTCCTGCATTCATTGTCCTTCACAATGAGCTTTCTACTTAACACATAAAATtaagtaccggtatattttaCACTTGTGTATATAAGAATGGTCATCCTATCACACTTACCTCTTTACTTAACACATCAAATATCATGTAAGTACAATGTACCACAGGCaccttatatttttaaaaacttttatttaataaaaaaaaaattctttggttttactattataataacaaggttatttttattgtacagggaatagttttattataataaagaaatattgttACTGTCAGGTACCTGTGCATTGTACACTTAatacataaatattaaattttccaatgtgaatttaaaagaaatcctGTTATGTATAACTAAGTCACGCATTTACTTGATGCCTGAAAGATAAACACAAAAAGAAATCATACCTTGTCTACCATTAGATTGATTAAGTTTGAGATTCCTTTGGCAATCTTAGTGACATCAAAAATTCCCTCTGGCCGGTAGACATCCACTGTGTCCACTGCTCTAATGGGGACCTGCCCTGTACCAAGGGAGACCATCACACCAATGGGGCGAACTAAATGTGGCTCATTCTACAAGGTacacaaaataacaacattttcatTCGTCATACAGAATTCtatcataaaattatttcaaaacatacaaattattttcctggaaaagtaaaaaattgtattaaaactTCATCACATGTACATAGTACtgctgtaaattccttattaaacaCGAGGAATTTATATTTGTGGAAAATAGCGAGAAGCACCCCTCGCAGATTTTTTAacctcgccattattttctgagagttgacaACTATATGTAATATGGATAAATGTTCCgcgtttgcgattttatattctcgccatttgatacaaaacagcttGATCGCAAAATTAAGTACtcatacctgttaacctttcaaagctgctatgtgggagaatctcccccttaccaacttggctaagggggagattttgcgtaaacgacgttttttcacgtgaaatgcaaatatatattaaaaatactgttagataccttattttaccattgtaattaatgcatttgcatcattttaaatcttattatttctatgactaccagtgtgcaattacaacttgtgttgctgtacatgttcagaaaactattattttgtttgcatggtACAATACAAGAAGTCAGTAGTGCaactttttatattaagtcttattgttcagtattgaaccatcactgcatgctgacatctagggtaaacacagaaaatttatttgcagtgaaacccagttaagaaaataccagtaaataatattcattaaaattaatttttgccttatatataggatagatttttaattcacaaaacaacatgtatttcttcagtatcatttaaaaatgatctctGTTGTAATATCTATAGCATCGATTCGCTGTAATtcatagtaccggtactataaactttaaaaattcttgtgaaatgcttttttatcggtagcttgtataaacactcaGTGTTCCAAACTCACTTCGATTTTTACCGACCGTGCTGGCCAGACAGAATTAGTCACGACTCACTGCACGTGGCTTGGGTGCTTTACCTGTGCACCTGTTAAGTGACACCACTGGctgtgtattgttttctttggtgttacagagtaaaatcaagatgttttaagctttcacttatttttttttataaggcctatgcataactaaatacgtaactgatttaagtcaaaaccggaagtaatcgtaaaaagtaaactgGACTATAACATGTCATACTATGATCACGGTAGACAGTACTTGGAtgaattttgatatattcaagctacacagcagcttttttagctcaaaatcagagaaaaacccgcagtggttgttgaaatttgcatgtaaagattcagaagttgggggggggggggggggggtatggggaAGAAATACGATTGCGGGAGAAATTTGTCTCCCACGCGGGAGATAGGTTGGATGCGGGAGATCTTAGATTTTTAGGCCGTTTTGCGGGAGTCTCCCGCGCAATGCGGGAGGGTTAACAGGTATGAGTActtgcgtaatataaggaatttacagtaattattTCAGCAATCTGTTCCTGGATATTACATCATATATGTAGCTGTGAGTGTAAAGCAGGTTCCCTTACTCTCAGTTTCAATCCACAGTTGTATTCGTGTATTTCTGTCATCAGATCTAAGGTTGGGTTGTTGGCATCCAGGCCTCCATCAATGTACGGACCAAAGGCCTTAAAGTAGGTGGGTGCTGCACCACTGCATCTGGCTGCTTCCCATACCTTTTGCtctgtgaaagaaaaaaatattctcctatttttttgtttatgtgtagttgtaaaacacaaaataatcaACTCCATtctaaaacaaatgtttgacAAATATGTTTACAGAGTATATGTATATAGTATGTTAAGACAAGTACttgaaaaagtttaattttgaaatttaatatttacaatatattgcAAATATCTTTCTCTTactactgaaaaataaaaaaaaatatgtgtaaactTATTCTGGAGTAAAGAGGTCATATAATGCTCTAAAGAGCAAATGCTCTAGCACATGGGTagaagattttatcaattaacgaaatttatataatgtataataaacTTAAATATGAATGTTATATTGGAAAATTCACATGGATGTGAACTCGACTTGTATGTGATTTAATCTTCTGAGAAGACCTCTCTGAGCTTATAAGGATCTGATCTCATGATCAGTCAAGTTCACATCCATGTGAAATTACCTACATTATGTACACTACTATCTACTTATAACATAAAAAGCTAATCAATTCAaatgtatcatacatgtacatgacagaAAGTAATAAAAAGTCATGTGTAAGTGAATTACATACATACCATTGGGAGGGGCTGGACAAAACAAATCTTCCTCATTGCACGACTGCCTCTTGTCCTTTGATTTTGAATCCCTCTTCTTCTTGCTTCCTTCTCTCTGACAAATCCCCTTGACCTCTAGCTGTTGAAGTGTTGGTTTGTAGGTTCTAAACAGGTGAAGTTTGGTGGGATGTCTGTCTGCCAGTACCCCTGTCACTATAGttctaaaggaaaaaaaaacatggagtACGAATTTAATTGTTAGTTCAAATTACCAATACGGCATACCACATATATCTGTTTTTTTCTGCATGtaacaaaatttgcaaaaatggggaaaatgtgaagcattttttattgcatcaatcattttttgtgatttaaaaagtttctcatagaaaatgatacagaatataatttctgcatattcaataattttttgtgatttcaAAAAGTTTGCGAAAAAAGCGACAATTAGCTCATCGCTATAATTACTGGATGCCTGAAAGACaaacttttgaaatatatttcaagacatgATTTTTAGGTTCAGTGACTCAAAAAGCCGAGTGAAATTCAATAACTACTATTCCGATATccattataattatgaataatgcAGTTATGAATAATGAAGAGAAAAAGTCAACTGAATGAGCTATTCTTTAAGTTTTCtagttatttcataaaaaaatcccATAATATAAACATTAGTGTTATCATATTTTGCCAAACCTTGGATTTTTGAAATCTGTCATGACTGTATCCTCTCCAAACTCTTGTTTCAGCATTGCCTCGAAGTTATCACTTTGATACGGCCGTGATCCAACAAACACCTCGTCTTTAAGCCTCAGATAGAGACCTCTGATGTATGATAAAGGTTTACCTACAATAGCAAAtcattaattcatatatttaaagagAATAACTTCAAAACTTCTAGGATCAGAGAACacgtactgtatacagggttatttatGCCCtatgtttaaagagagataattaaTTCTCTGACGAGGGCATAAGGAGCAAAATTAATATGGGGTAGAATATTTCCCAGAATACAGTATCTCTTTTTGCCCTTTGTCCAAAATAATGACGCTTAAgtgatgaaattattttcatcattttcattattttcattcaataaaagTTCTGCATCATAAATCCTATACTtatgatattcattttaaaactagACAAAAAATTGACTCAACATATTTGAAAGATCATCACAAATGACTTTAGAAAAGATAAGATATTGGCAACGTTTGGAAGGAGTACAAATTTACATGCATAATATTCTTCTTTCTTAGGAAATTTGATGAAAACTGGatataatttcaatataaaaaagttCTGTTACCTTGACCTCTGACAATcctattttgtttaaatttttatttaatgaacaTAATTTTGTAAGTATGGGTAATTTTGTGATAAATTGAAACAATtaagttagaaaaaaaaaacccattcagTCAGATATagcatcaaataaaaaaaactgactcTAAATAAAGAATCATGTGCATTAAGTTGTATCTggggttttttcttttaaacaaaatccCAGTCTTATCCATCAGTTGTATCTTGGTCATTTTACCAAACCTTGATTTCTATCTCACCTGTGCAGATTCCCAGAGCTAGGAGCCCGCCAGTGCTTGTCCCAGCTATCCAATCAAAACACTCCTTAATGGGTTTCCCAACCTCTTTCTCAATAGCAATCAACATTAGACACAGAACAATTCCTCTGATCCCCCCTCCATCCAAAGATAAAAGCTGTAAAGACAAACAAGTAACATTATATTTCACACACAATATTTAAGTATAAAAGCATATTATTTTCAGATCAGAAATCAGTTTGCACATGTCTTGTACATATTAGTGATAATCATTCTGAGATATCTACTTAACATTAAAGTACACATGCACCCATACGTAGGTTACATGTttgtattatatgtacatgagCATTCTATCCCAGGATTTTATGTATCTCATTTGGAATATTTCCCAGggatacaaaatttaaataccTATTGCtgataaattcatttatattaataaaaacaaaattaattgaaaagttAATTCATTGAAATGgaaagcaaaacaaaacaataatgtCAAGAAATTTTCATGAGGGATTTGTAATAGTAGAATTTGATATCTGTGGTCCATAAggaactttaaaattttgaattctttattGTCCTTCTAAATGATTaatctataaatataaaaaaaaaactagacaaCATCGAGATGGTGgccatctcaaagggccccgcttatatAATGGACAATATGATGAAGagcatttcagagaattttgctttgacctatAACTTAGAAATTTTCAAGCCgacataaaacttttaattcaatctcattacaccttacatacaatgtacaggcatttttgttcaacctGAGTGAGATAGCAAATAGGAAATAATCTACGatctaaaactgattataaagagatctgctacgaccttcacattgacttggttcaaaTTATAGAGCCAATGCACACCATTAACCCAAAAGCTCTGTTATCATAAAGTAGGAGTCAAACTTGCCAAGTGGAGAGTATATATATTCGCTAGtagttaattttaacaaataattgtaTAAGAAAACTACACGATCATTACATGTAAGAATGTGGAATGTAAAGGCAGCCATGTTATGATGACGATGGAGTTTGTTTCCAGTCGACTCATGCACAAAGTTCAAATTGCCTGTATTTCCAGTAAATAAAGCTTTAGTAGctcataagtttgttttaagaagaaaatttaatatgttttggAGCTGCTCATCTTTATGGAATTCATAAGGTCACGAAAATTCAAGAACACTTTCAGTAATTTCTATTActaaaagtttaattttcataatcaataataaaaatgataaaaatcgAATTTTTATTTTCCCCTTTAAAAATCTGAcagaagatatcaaagataatgTTGTTAATTGCTAGAACACAGAATTCGACGGACCTGGCCAGATAACACTTGGGCGATCATGTCAATCAAACTGGGTGccattgtttcaaacttgattgacaagccgcatcattttgaagtttgtacaggTTAAAAAAGGTGTGTTTGTACAAAGTTCGGCCtataaatatgaattctaattttctgttttattaaatatacataaattcTTGAAATTCTCCTCTAGTTGCTCACCCTGTATCCCGGGTCTTTGTCTGATCCATCCAGCTGGCCGAAGGGTTCACACATTGAGGATAACATTTCATCTAGAAGGCCTTCATAAAGAACATAGAGTATAATGAACAATAAACTCCAAGTGACTGTgaattatcatattaaatggAAGATCACAATAAGatcattttgttataatttcttcaGACAATGAATGTAAAAAGGCTCCATAAATaccatttttatataataatttaacaGGGTCTTGTTTTCATGGACCTTGAAGATTTTGAAAACCAGAAAATGAtgtgacttttttttatcatgagcTATCTTTTAATGATGTATGTGGCCAAAAATGTTGTACTGGTGTTATATAGAAAGACTTTTCTTTAATGCaacttcttctaaaaaactccCTATATAACACCTAATGATAAATCAAATTCAGTACAATCTTGTAGATGTAAATTAGGAAGTTCATTACTGTTTGATATCCCTTACCACTTTGATCCCGTTCTAAAAGTTGATTTATGTGTTCATCTGGTTTTCCATCCTTATTTCCATTCACATAACACCCTTCAAGACATTTCTTCATTTGGTCATTGCACCTCGAGGCaccagatacatgtaatatgtacaaAATTAGCTCCCTGAAATCAAgaatacattaatttattgtGTAGGCAGATTTTTAAGACCAATCtttaatatatcaattaatgTTACCAGTAAAAACTACCATCAAGAACTTATTACCGGTATTGTAACACTACATACATACCACAAAAGTTACATATTACTGTTGAACTTAACATATTAAACTGATTCCCtttcaaaacaatattaattgctctttttctcaatatactgtaaaccaactattaTTTGCTaagactttatttcgcgatttattCGAGATGAACTGGTTCGCGGCGACTAATTTTCGCAAATAAACTTATTCACACctgtttcttttattaaaactatATGGTAAATACTGGTCCGCAGTGAGAAAAATTCGCTACAATGAGGCCCTCGCGAAAATTactcgcacgcgaataaaagttggtttaaagTATATGAACAGAAGCTATTTATGTACTagcttttaaaatcattatcttTTTCCCACTGAATTAAATTACTTCAATAAGGATTATGTGAggtattttttgaaagaaaatcagtTTCAATTTGCTAGCTCATTTTCAACACTTTGGACATACATAAAGAATGGTAAAATCTTCTTACTTGTTTTTCCCATTTGAAATACTAGCTAAATGCCGGGGACTTTGATTCTTcttgtttttgacatttacatCAGCACCATATACAACAAAGTTCTTCACCATCTCAACATTATCTTTCTagaataataaatacattaaatacaaTAGTACAACAATTCAAAGTTGACCACTTCATAAAATTCTGATAATACATGTTTAGCTCTAATATCATttcataaatgaataaaaaaaatttgggtattTATTGTCTTAAATATCAGCTTTCCAATTTTCTCCATCACATTTTGGCAGTAATTCAatttgaacatacatgtac
This portion of the Magallana gigas chromosome 7, xbMagGiga1.1, whole genome shotgun sequence genome encodes:
- the LOC105325995 gene encoding 85/88 kDa calcium-independent phospholipase A2, with translation MAGFLNAMMEGVLNVVDVAQASIKPFKVTTVKLDDYKKLPIKAEDADGHMTLFKRPGSMECVLSNKVDKSFSIFRLTNETDALTYFRQYSSIIKPLTLASSSIYDEGRLQKISDTIKEYPLWKPVHIAAYVGLYECFHYDVIKRDVNHQVTKTLLSPLMTAVQGKNEQCVTGLLNLGARLDLQDQHGDTVYHHAVLFYPEIIPILAKNDNPNSADRVVNYLNNKGWTALSSACQKGKSDIVGLLLDAGANPNVTAQELFPIHYALKNDDNKSVELIFKRFHDQLSKTDGKYGGTALHWARNRQMVEKLCREKADMNVKSNTGHTPLHIMQEKGRADCLMELLCWGADPSIGDDDGNTPLHIAVTKDNVEMVKNFVVYGADVNVKNKKNQSPRHLASISNGKNKELILYILHVSGASRCNDQMKKCLEGCYVNGNKDGKPDEHINQLLERDQSGLLDEMLSSMCEPFGQLDGSDKDPGYRLLSLDGGGIRGIVLCLMLIAIEKEVGKPIKECFDWIAGTSTGGLLALGICTGKPLSYIRGLYLRLKDEVFVGSRPYQSDNFEAMLKQEFGEDTVMTDFKNPRTIVTGVLADRHPTKLHLFRTYKPTLQQLEVKGICQREGSKKKRDSKSKDKRQSCNEEDLFCPAPPNEQKVWEAARCSGAAPTYFKAFGPYIDGGLDANNPTLDLMTEIHEYNCGLKLRNEPHLVRPIGVMVSLGTGQVPIRAVDTVDVYRPEGIFDVTKIAKGISNLINLMVDKATIAEGRPVDRSRAWCGMLGVPFYRFSPPISEVEMDEHDNQKLTQLMWETQCYIVANRDRIKRLASYLRRES